DNA from Acidobacteriota bacterium:
ATCATAGATATGGACGCGTGATGAGATGCCGCAATCTCAGCCGCCGGTTTTTCCCGGCTCAAGATGGGTCTCTTCTCTCAGGAGAGGATTCAGGGCGTTGGGGGATACGCTTTGAGAAAATAGGCCGGGCTGATGATGCGGATTCCCGCGAAGTCGCCGATTTTCAGCAAGGCCGCATCGCCGGTTATGACGATATCGGCCTTGAGTGCGACGGCGCA
Protein-coding regions in this window:
- a CDS encoding putative toxin-antitoxin system toxin component, PIN family, with amino-acid sequence ELLDLFAKSPNVLFTAETPRLSVVLSDPADDKFIECAVALKADIVITGDAALLKIGDFAGIRIISPAYFLKAYPPTP